Proteins encoded together in one Campylobacter concisus window:
- the gmd gene encoding GDP-mannose 4,6-dehydratase, producing MDKKVALITGITGQDGSYLAEFLLKKGYIVHGVKRRTSLFNTDRIDHLYQDPHVDNRNFFLHYGDMTDSMNLTRIIQEVQPDEIYNLAAMSHVHVSFETPEYVANADGTGTLRLLEAIRILGLEKKTKIYQASTSELYGKVQETPQSETTPFYPRSPYAVAKMYAYWITVNYREAYSIFACNGILFNHESPVRGETFVTRKITRAASKIALGLQDKLYLGNLDAKRDWGHAKDYVKMMWMILQAPEPEDWVIATGQTTAVRDFVKFAFAYAGINLRFEGSGVDEIGVVDSLNFEKAKELNLDISHLTIGQTVVCVDPRYFRPTEVDLLLGDPSKAEKKLGWKREFNLQDLVNDMMKSDLKLMTKDVYLKDGGYETMSYFE from the coding sequence ATGGATAAAAAAGTAGCATTAATAACTGGTATAACTGGTCAAGATGGATCGTATCTGGCGGAATTTTTACTAAAAAAAGGCTATATAGTCCATGGCGTAAAAAGACGAACGAGCCTTTTTAATACAGATAGAATAGATCATCTCTATCAAGATCCACACGTTGATAATAGAAATTTTTTCTTACATTATGGTGATATGACGGACTCTATGAATTTAACAAGGATCATTCAAGAAGTACAGCCAGATGAAATTTATAACCTAGCTGCCATGAGTCACGTGCATGTTAGCTTTGAAACTCCAGAATATGTCGCAAATGCTGATGGCACAGGCACTCTTAGATTGCTTGAAGCTATAAGGATATTAGGACTTGAGAAAAAGACTAAAATTTATCAAGCCTCTACATCTGAGCTTTACGGAAAAGTACAAGAGACGCCGCAAAGCGAAACGACTCCATTTTATCCAAGAAGTCCTTATGCGGTCGCAAAGATGTATGCGTACTGGATAACGGTTAATTATAGAGAGGCTTATAGCATTTTTGCTTGTAATGGCATATTGTTTAACCATGAATCGCCAGTTAGAGGCGAGACATTTGTAACTAGAAAGATCACAAGGGCAGCTAGTAAGATAGCGCTTGGGCTTCAAGACAAGCTTTATCTTGGAAATTTAGACGCCAAAAGAGACTGGGGCCATGCAAAAGACTATGTGAAGATGATGTGGATGATACTGCAAGCTCCAGAGCCAGAAGACTGGGTGATAGCAACTGGCCAAACAACAGCGGTTAGAGATTTTGTAAAATTTGCATTTGCCTATGCTGGTATAAATTTGAGATTTGAAGGGTCTGGCGTAGATGAGATAGGAGTCGTGGACTCACTAAATTTTGAAAAAGCAAAAGAATTAAATTTAGATATATCGCATTTAACTATCGGACAAACTGTAGTTTGTGTGGATCCAAGATATTTTAGACCAACGGAGGTTGATTTGCTGCTTGGAGATCCTAGTAAAGCAGAGAAAAAACTAGGCTGGAAGAGAGAATTTAACCTTCAAGATCTAGTAAACGATATGATGAAGTCGGACTTAAAGCTCATGACAAAAGATGTCTATCTAAAAGATGGTGGATATGAGACAATGAGCTATTTTGAGTAA
- a CDS encoding mannose-1-phosphate guanylyltransferase/mannose-6-phosphate isomerase, producing the protein MINILLCGGSGTRLWPISRTLMPKQFIKLFDDRSLFQLTALRNSEICDNTFVITNIDHYYLAMDQIENLNITNFKYLLEPVGRNTAPAITLACLALDPNEIVLVTPSDHLIKDIKAYHTSVKAAKELAEQNFLVTFGIKPRSPETGFGYIESYNGDVKAFYEKPDYERAVKFLKDQNFYWNSGMFVFKAGVFLDQMKIFAPEILEVCKVAFDNAKKDEFDIKIDTTDMQNIPQNSIDYAVMEKSDIVKMVVLDAPWSDLGSFDSLDEQLQKDINGNTINSDLVQINSHNNLVLSSGKKIALIDVNDLTVVDTKDALLISKKSSSQKVKNVVEILKEESSELCNAHVTTNRPWGNYTVLENQDGYKIKIIEVKPGKRLSLQKHFHRNEHWIVLSGSATVTIGETTRLVCPNESIYIKMGEIHRLSNEGKIPVVLIEAQVGEYTGEDDIIRLDDDFKR; encoded by the coding sequence ATGATAAATATATTATTATGTGGTGGTTCTGGTACGAGGTTGTGGCCTATTAGCAGGACTTTGATGCCAAAACAATTTATTAAATTATTTGACGATAGGTCACTTTTTCAGCTAACTGCACTACGAAATAGTGAAATTTGTGACAATACATTTGTGATTACAAATATCGATCACTACTACTTGGCGATGGATCAGATAGAGAATTTAAATATCACAAATTTTAAATATCTGCTCGAGCCAGTTGGTAGAAATACTGCGCCAGCGATCACATTAGCTTGCCTTGCACTTGATCCAAATGAGATTGTTTTAGTAACCCCTTCAGATCATTTGATAAAGGACATTAAAGCATATCACACAAGCGTAAAAGCTGCAAAGGAGCTGGCAGAGCAAAATTTCTTAGTTACTTTTGGTATAAAGCCAAGGTCACCTGAGACAGGATTTGGATATATAGAGAGCTATAATGGCGATGTAAAGGCCTTTTATGAAAAGCCAGACTATGAAAGAGCGGTGAAATTTCTAAAAGATCAAAATTTCTACTGGAATTCAGGCATGTTTGTCTTTAAGGCAGGCGTTTTCTTGGATCAGATGAAAATTTTTGCTCCTGAGATACTTGAAGTATGCAAAGTAGCTTTTGATAACGCAAAAAAAGATGAATTTGATATTAAAATAGATACTACCGATATGCAAAATATTCCGCAAAATAGCATAGATTATGCTGTGATGGAAAAGTCTGATATCGTAAAAATGGTAGTACTAGATGCTCCTTGGAGTGATCTTGGAAGTTTTGATAGTTTGGATGAGCAGCTACAAAAAGATATCAATGGAAACACAATAAATAGTGATCTGGTGCAGATAAATTCTCACAATAATCTAGTCCTATCTAGTGGCAAAAAAATAGCTTTAATAGATGTCAATGATCTAACTGTTGTTGATACAAAAGATGCTCTTTTAATATCTAAAAAATCTTCTAGCCAAAAAGTAAAAAATGTGGTGGAAATTTTAAAAGAGGAGAGCTCTGAGCTTTGTAATGCTCATGTTACGACAAATAGGCCTTGGGGAAACTACACTGTCCTTGAAAATCAAGATGGTTATAAGATAAAGATAATAGAGGTAAAACCTGGCAAAAGGCTATCCTTGCAAAAGCATTTTCATAGAAATGAGCACTGGATAGTACTATCAGGAAGTGCCACTGTGACGATCGGTGAGACAACTAGGCTTGTTTGTCCTAATGAGTCTATCTATATAAAAATGGGTGAAATTCATAGGCTGTCTAATGAAGGAAAAATTCCTGTGGTTTTGATAGAAGCTCAGGTCGGAGAATATACAGGCGAAGATGATATAATTCGCCTAGATGATGATTTTAAAAGGTGA